Proteins co-encoded in one Meiothermus sp. genomic window:
- a CDS encoding tetratricopeptide repeat protein → MLQLHLLGSPYAELEGQRYELASQKPLYLLVYLAYRGDWVSREHLAALLYPDEDEPTARHRLRLLLSRIRELPWAKPLEAEPQRLRFLVDTDVQAFRVAIRQRDWARAIQLHPQPLLHPFVVREAPAFEAWLETERESLRSLWREAVLQAALNLGQTGRHPEAASLLRQVWEQDTFDEQVLQAYLHNLYAQGNRDGALEVYALFKNRLQNELGLAPLPETTYLAEAIRQGQPLHRIDPPADRLPIPESPLVGRRKELAELRPGATRLLVLTGLGGVGKTRLALELARQQAEQMAQGAYFVSLAAVESLEQAFSTMAQTLGFGFFGQREPKTQLLDYLKNKEMLLVLDNFDGLMAEAGLLLELLEQAPRLRLLVTSRLPLELPGAWNYALQGLPEPHPDDLGSSEAIALFVQAARRAHPGFAATPADLPTIAQLCRTVGGLPLALELAAAWVRELSCGEILEEVQSNLGLLGGAEAGVQAVFEYTWNLLSPEQQRLLAGLSVFAGGFGRRAAEQVTGASHYLLLSLLGRSLLQKEAGGRYRMHSLLQHYAKQKLAQQPELKTHFQHQHALHFAAFLQARDEELRQGGWDRVVDEVAVEAENIRLAWAFGLEQHHWPQLESSLGAWGQFLSSRGLYREGEATFAGLTEVARGQGLSLLWARAIQQWGWFCLQLGKIAQAKELLEQSLPPLEMAQHTDGLLYGYHALGVVWTRWGDYPQAEGWFQRTRALAEQSGNTASLANTLNSLGNTCRWTGRFAEAAEFFRKGLGLAEALGNRQNQAFLLANLGGALWELGERPQGYQTTRRAAELAEQIQHQPLYAGCLSNLAEMAFLQGDYAQSDGLRQRSLALRRELGDRRGEAFDTVMLGYNASRQNQPTEARKHFLEGLRLAQEVGAKPIQLDVLIGLAELELKAAKPTQALPLLLLATQHPATSAEAKGRATQLLSALPPARINAARKKASSLELEQVVRQILE, encoded by the coding sequence GTGCTCCAATTGCACCTGCTGGGCTCGCCGTATGCCGAACTCGAGGGCCAACGGTACGAGCTGGCTTCACAAAAGCCGCTGTACCTGCTGGTGTACCTGGCCTACCGGGGCGACTGGGTAAGCCGGGAGCACCTGGCCGCCTTGCTGTACCCCGACGAAGATGAACCCACCGCCCGCCACCGCTTACGCTTGCTGCTCTCACGCATTCGGGAGCTTCCCTGGGCAAAGCCCCTCGAGGCCGAACCCCAGCGCCTGCGTTTCCTGGTAGATACCGATGTGCAAGCTTTTCGGGTGGCCATCCGGCAGCGCGACTGGGCCCGGGCCATCCAGCTTCATCCACAACCCTTGCTCCACCCGTTTGTCGTCCGCGAGGCCCCCGCTTTTGAGGCCTGGCTCGAGACCGAAAGGGAGAGCCTGCGCTCGCTCTGGCGAGAGGCCGTACTGCAAGCGGCCCTGAACCTGGGCCAGACTGGCCGACACCCGGAAGCTGCTAGCCTGTTACGCCAGGTTTGGGAGCAGGACACGTTTGATGAGCAGGTATTGCAAGCCTACCTGCACAACCTGTACGCGCAAGGCAATCGGGATGGTGCGCTGGAAGTATATGCGTTGTTCAAAAACCGTCTGCAAAACGAGCTGGGGCTGGCCCCCCTCCCCGAAACTACGTACCTCGCCGAAGCCATTCGGCAAGGGCAGCCGTTGCATCGGATTGACCCCCCCGCCGATAGACTACCCATCCCCGAAAGCCCGCTGGTGGGGCGCAGGAAGGAATTAGCAGAACTTAGGCCGGGGGCCACCCGTTTGCTGGTGCTCACGGGCTTAGGCGGCGTGGGCAAAACCCGGCTGGCCCTGGAACTGGCCAGACAACAGGCCGAACAAATGGCCCAAGGAGCCTATTTTGTTTCGCTGGCAGCGGTCGAGAGCCTCGAGCAAGCCTTTTCTACGATGGCCCAGACGCTGGGGTTTGGCTTCTTTGGTCAAAGGGAACCCAAAACCCAACTGTTGGATTATCTAAAGAACAAAGAAATGCTGCTGGTGCTGGACAACTTCGATGGCCTGATGGCCGAGGCCGGACTGCTGCTCGAGCTGCTCGAGCAGGCCCCAAGGCTGCGCCTGCTGGTCACCTCGCGGCTGCCTCTGGAACTGCCAGGGGCCTGGAACTATGCGCTGCAGGGTCTGCCGGAACCCCACCCCGACGACCTCGGTTCCTCCGAGGCCATTGCGCTGTTTGTGCAGGCTGCCCGGCGCGCCCACCCCGGCTTCGCGGCCACCCCTGCCGACCTGCCCACCATCGCCCAACTCTGCCGGACGGTAGGGGGTCTGCCACTGGCCCTGGAGCTGGCCGCCGCCTGGGTACGGGAGCTTTCCTGTGGAGAGATCCTCGAGGAAGTCCAGTCTAACCTGGGCCTGCTGGGCGGGGCAGAGGCCGGGGTTCAGGCGGTTTTCGAGTATACCTGGAACCTTCTCTCCCCCGAACAACAGCGGTTGCTGGCGGGGCTCTCGGTCTTTGCCGGAGGGTTTGGCCGGCGGGCCGCAGAGCAGGTGACGGGGGCTTCGCACTACCTCCTCTTGAGCTTGCTGGGCCGCTCCCTGCTACAAAAAGAGGCCGGCGGCCGCTACCGGATGCATTCGCTGCTACAGCACTACGCCAAGCAAAAACTGGCCCAACAACCCGAACTGAAGACCCACTTCCAGCATCAACACGCCCTGCATTTTGCGGCATTTCTCCAGGCTCGGGATGAGGAACTACGCCAGGGGGGTTGGGATCGGGTGGTGGATGAGGTTGCGGTGGAAGCCGAAAACATCCGGCTGGCCTGGGCCTTTGGGTTGGAGCAGCACCACTGGCCCCAGCTCGAGTCCAGTCTGGGTGCTTGGGGGCAGTTCCTCAGCTCGAGGGGGCTATACCGCGAGGGCGAGGCCACCTTCGCCGGGTTGACAGAAGTCGCCAGAGGCCAGGGGCTTTCTCTTCTGTGGGCGCGAGCCATACAGCAGTGGGGTTGGTTTTGCCTGCAACTGGGAAAAATCGCACAGGCCAAAGAACTGCTGGAGCAAAGCCTGCCCCCCCTGGAAATGGCGCAGCACACCGACGGCCTGCTATACGGCTACCACGCCCTGGGGGTGGTCTGGACGCGCTGGGGCGACTACCCTCAGGCCGAGGGCTGGTTCCAGCGTACCCGTGCTTTGGCTGAGCAAAGCGGCAACACCGCCAGTTTAGCCAACACCCTCAACAGCCTGGGCAACACCTGCCGCTGGACGGGGCGGTTCGCCGAGGCCGCGGAGTTTTTCCGCAAGGGGCTTGGTCTGGCCGAGGCGCTTGGAAACCGGCAAAACCAGGCTTTTCTTCTCGCCAACCTGGGGGGTGCGTTGTGGGAACTGGGGGAACGGCCCCAGGGCTACCAAACCACCCGTCGGGCCGCCGAGCTGGCCGAGCAAATCCAGCACCAACCTCTATATGCAGGCTGCCTATCTAATCTGGCCGAGATGGCTTTCCTGCAGGGTGACTATGCCCAGTCCGACGGGTTGCGCCAGCGCAGCCTGGCCTTGCGCCGGGAACTAGGCGACCGCCGAGGTGAAGCCTTCGATACCGTGATGCTGGGCTATAACGCCTCGAGGCAAAACCAGCCCACTGAAGCCCGCAAGCACTTCCTGGAGGGGCTTCGCCTTGCGCAGGAAGTTGGAGCCAAACCGATTCAACTTGATGTGCTGATCGGGTTGGCCGAACTCGAGCTAAAGGCAGCAAAACCCACCCAGGCCCTCCCCCTCTTGCTGCTGGCCACCCAGCACCCGGCCACTTCGGCAGAGGCCAAAGGCCGTGCCACTCAGCTCCTATCCGCTCTTCCGCCCGCCCGGATAAATGCGGCGCGGAAAAAGGCATCGTCGCTCGAGCTGGAGCAGGTGGTAAGGCAAATCCTCGAGTAA
- a CDS encoding TldD/PmbA family protein, with translation MTFEEARDYLLQKARALGIEAEVLATHSRELTIQAHGGKVEEITQATQGGVGVRVVAAGKTGYAYTEECTPEALDWVLQEAHENALLQSETGGFLPSGGALGQHDLLGEGLSAPLEQKRQKALALESGLRADPRVKQVQMTRYSESETQATLGSTRGVSGAFRNGYALLLTSAIMAEGQSLKQGYEFDLSKEFHALEPGRTAQAFLQKTGRLLGARPLKTGRYKAYFEPKAFAQLLGMMGWFLLSAKNVLEGKSLLAGKIGQKVASEIFTLIDDPTLPGGLASRPFDTEGTPAKRTVFIEQGVLRTFAHNSETARKMGAENTGHAARSYKGVLGVAPTNLFVQPGQGVKQDNGIILSDLMGLHAGANPISGEFSLQALGLWVEGGEVAYPVENFTVAGNFLELLANITALGTELEWNPMMGIVGSPMVEVAELSFAGA, from the coding sequence ATGACCTTTGAAGAAGCCAGAGACTATCTGTTGCAAAAAGCCCGAGCGCTGGGGATTGAGGCCGAGGTACTGGCCACCCACAGCCGCGAACTGACCATTCAGGCCCACGGCGGCAAGGTGGAGGAGATTACCCAGGCCACCCAGGGGGGGGTGGGGGTGCGGGTGGTGGCGGCGGGCAAGACCGGCTACGCCTACACCGAGGAGTGCACCCCCGAGGCCCTGGACTGGGTGCTCCAGGAGGCCCATGAGAACGCCCTCTTGCAGTCGGAGACGGGGGGGTTCTTGCCCTCCGGAGGGGCGCTGGGCCAGCACGACCTGCTGGGCGAGGGGCTTTCGGCCCCGCTGGAGCAAAAACGCCAGAAGGCCCTGGCCCTGGAGTCGGGCCTGCGGGCCGACCCCCGGGTCAAGCAGGTGCAGATGACCCGCTACTCGGAAAGCGAGACCCAGGCCACCCTGGGCTCCACCCGGGGGGTCTCCGGGGCCTTTCGCAACGGCTATGCCCTGCTCCTGACCAGCGCCATCATGGCCGAGGGGCAGAGCCTCAAGCAGGGCTACGAGTTCGACCTCTCCAAGGAGTTCCACGCCCTCGAGCCGGGCCGCACCGCCCAAGCCTTCCTGCAGAAAACCGGCAGGCTGCTGGGAGCCCGCCCGCTCAAAACCGGGCGCTACAAGGCCTATTTTGAACCCAAAGCCTTTGCCCAGTTGCTGGGCATGATGGGCTGGTTTTTGCTCTCGGCCAAGAACGTGCTGGAGGGCAAGAGTCTGCTGGCGGGCAAAATCGGCCAAAAGGTGGCCTCGGAGATTTTTACCCTGATAGACGACCCCACCCTCCCGGGGGGGCTGGCCTCCCGCCCCTTCGATACCGAGGGTACCCCTGCCAAGCGCACGGTGTTCATCGAACAAGGGGTCTTGCGCACCTTTGCCCACAACTCGGAGACCGCCCGCAAAATGGGTGCGGAGAACACCGGCCATGCCGCCCGCAGCTATAAGGGCGTGCTGGGCGTGGCCCCGACGAACCTTTTCGTACAGCCGGGGCAGGGCGTGAAGCAGGATAATGGCATCATCCTTAGCGACCTGATGGGCCTGCACGCTGGGGCCAACCCCATCTCGGGCGAGTTTAGCCTGCAAGCCCTGGGTCTCTGGGTGGAGGGGGGCGAGGTGGCCTACCCGGTGGAGAACTTTACCGTGGCGGGTAACTTCCTGGAGCTGCTGGCCAACATCACCGCTTTGGGCACGGAGCTCGAGTGGAACCCCATGATGGGCATTGTGGGCTCGCCCATGGTGGAGGTAGCCGAGCTCTCCTTTGCCGGGGCTTGA
- a CDS encoding TldD/PmbA family protein has protein sequence MLDQALVGEVLQKARAGGADFAELYVERWRRRALRVLSGEVKEATSGIEYGAGLRLFYGTEVVYAYTNDLSPESLLELTETLVKLKGSAGQVDERGRGGLDFRKAVAQGLHAPEIPFTARDKRYRLERIREAEAGAMVGPQIKQVQSNLMEWEQEVLVANSEGTWAEDRRVRTRLYVTAIAQDESGMQTGVVGPGLSVGLELFDRYPPAEVGRRAGLQALTNLRAKPAPAGTMPVVIGSGFGGVIFHEALGHLLETTSVAKKASVLSDKLGEKVASDCVTYIDDGTTPHGWGSQEFDDEGRPTERTVLIENGVLKSYMVDRLGSLLTGYRPTGSGRRQDYTFAPTSRMRNTFIAPGNTPKEKLFEGIEYGLYAADMGGGQVRPGSGEYNFAVKEGYIIRHGRLEEPVRGAMLVGKGPESIKRIVAVSDDLEMGPGMCGSLSGSLPVEVGQPHLLISEIVVGGQA, from the coding sequence GTGTTAGATCAGGCATTGGTGGGTGAGGTGTTGCAGAAAGCCCGTGCAGGGGGGGCCGACTTTGCCGAGCTCTATGTGGAGCGCTGGCGGCGGCGGGCCCTGCGGGTGCTTTCGGGCGAGGTGAAGGAAGCGACCAGCGGGATTGAGTATGGGGCGGGCCTGCGGCTCTTCTACGGAACCGAAGTGGTGTATGCCTACACCAACGACCTGAGCCCCGAGAGTTTGCTCGAGCTGACCGAGACCCTGGTCAAGCTCAAGGGCAGCGCCGGACAGGTGGATGAGCGGGGCCGGGGCGGGCTCGACTTCCGCAAGGCGGTGGCCCAGGGTCTGCACGCACCCGAGATTCCCTTTACGGCGCGGGATAAGCGCTACCGCCTCGAGCGCATCCGCGAGGCCGAGGCCGGGGCCATGGTGGGGCCCCAGATTAAGCAGGTGCAGAGCAACCTGATGGAGTGGGAACAGGAAGTCCTGGTGGCCAATAGCGAAGGAACCTGGGCCGAGGATCGCCGGGTGCGCACGCGCCTGTACGTGACCGCCATCGCCCAGGACGAAAGCGGCATGCAGACCGGGGTGGTGGGGCCGGGCCTGAGTGTGGGCCTCGAGCTCTTCGACCGCTACCCCCCCGCCGAGGTGGGGCGCAGGGCGGGCCTGCAAGCCCTGACCAACCTGCGGGCCAAGCCCGCCCCCGCCGGCACCATGCCGGTAGTCATCGGCAGCGGCTTTGGCGGGGTGATCTTCCACGAGGCGCTGGGGCACCTGCTGGAGACCACCTCGGTGGCCAAAAAAGCCAGCGTCCTCTCCGACAAGCTGGGCGAGAAGGTGGCCTCCGACTGCGTAACCTACATCGACGACGGCACCACCCCCCACGGCTGGGGCTCGCAGGAGTTCGACGACGAGGGCCGACCCACCGAGCGCACCGTGCTCATCGAAAACGGGGTGCTCAAAAGCTACATGGTAGACCGGCTCGGCAGCCTGCTCACCGGCTACCGCCCCACCGGCTCGGGCCGCCGCCAGGACTACACCTTTGCCCCCACCAGCCGCATGCGCAACACCTTCATTGCCCCCGGCAATACCCCCAAGGAAAAACTCTTCGAGGGCATCGAGTACGGCCTGTATGCCGCCGATATGGGCGGCGGGCAGGTGCGGCCCGGCTCGGGGGAGTACAACTTTGCCGTCAAGGAAGGCTACATCATCCGCCATGGGCGCCTCGAGGAGCCGGTGCGGGGGGCCATGCTGGTGGGCAAGGGCCCCGAGAGCATAAAGCGCATTGTGGCGGTATCAGACGACCTCGAGATGGGCCCCGGCATGTGCGGCTCGCTTTCGGGTAGCCTGCCGGTGGAGGTAGGCCAGCCCCACCTGCTCATTTCGGAGATTGTGGTGGGAGGGCAGGCCTGA
- a CDS encoding N-acetylmuramoyl-L-alanine amidase, whose amino-acid sequence MLLLGVGAGQSLPPPRIGDQPGFTRVVLDLPKDTPYTLEPLGAALRVTFPGQTVTPGIHFVSQPELAGYVLEQHEDKAVLILFTPQGVTPRSGYKTMTLAALEGDGQRLVIDLSGAFVETGPLPLPPGFRFVKANGRRFSVVVDAGHGGPDPGAMGPVAEKWVNLEVALRVRRWLQEAGVEVTLTREGDAAFSPDKRTDLTQRVALAQSKHLFVSIHANATVPVQADGWCGLEVYYFGPPARPFFPPPAPLTPTLPVALAPSPLDILSTVTQPGALDPGAEPDPKDINPIPPQSLPTPTPQMNSARRMELSRTLATRVLSYMLGATAAVNRGVRSSDFFVIRYTSVPAILVEMGYLSHPIEGQNLREANYLDRISYGIARGVLEYLENDHPAE is encoded by the coding sequence ATGCTGTTGCTAGGTGTCGGGGCCGGGCAAAGCCTGCCACCACCTCGGATTGGCGACCAGCCGGGCTTTACGCGGGTGGTACTGGATCTGCCCAAAGACACCCCCTACACCCTCGAGCCCCTCGGCGCCGCCCTGCGGGTGACCTTCCCCGGCCAGACGGTTACCCCCGGTATCCATTTTGTAAGCCAGCCCGAGCTGGCGGGCTATGTTCTGGAGCAGCACGAGGATAAGGCGGTGCTGATCCTGTTCACCCCTCAGGGGGTCACGCCCCGCTCCGGCTACAAAACCATGACCCTGGCGGCCCTCGAGGGCGACGGGCAACGCTTGGTGATTGACCTTTCGGGCGCCTTTGTGGAGACCGGCCCGCTACCGCTCCCTCCTGGCTTTCGCTTTGTCAAGGCCAATGGACGGCGCTTTTCGGTGGTGGTGGACGCCGGGCACGGCGGCCCCGACCCCGGGGCCATGGGGCCGGTGGCGGAAAAGTGGGTGAACCTCGAGGTGGCCTTGCGGGTGCGCCGATGGCTGCAAGAGGCCGGGGTAGAGGTAACCCTCACCCGCGAGGGCGACGCCGCCTTTTCGCCCGACAAGCGCACCGACCTGACCCAGCGCGTAGCCCTGGCCCAAAGCAAGCACCTCTTTGTTTCTATTCACGCCAACGCCACCGTGCCCGTACAGGCCGATGGATGGTGCGGCCTCGAGGTCTACTATTTTGGCCCCCCAGCCCGCCCCTTCTTCCCCCCTCCAGCCCCCCTCACCCCTACTTTGCCTGTGGCCCTCGCCCCCAGCCCCCTGGACATACTGAGCACCGTAACCCAGCCGGGCGCCCTCGACCCCGGCGCAGAGCCCGACCCCAAGGATATCAATCCCATCCCACCGCAAAGCCTACCCACCCCCACCCCGCAGATGAACTCCGCGCGGCGCATGGAGCTCTCGCGCACCCTGGCCACGAGGGTACTTTCTTACATGTTGGGAGCTACCGCCGCCGTCAACCGAGGGGTGCGCAGTTCGGATTTCTTCGTCATCCGCTACACCAGCGTGCCGGCCATCCTGGTGGAGATGGGCTATCTGAGCCACCCCATCGAGGGCCAGAATCTGCGCGAGGCGAACTATCTAGACCGCATCAGCTACGGCATCGCACGGGGGGTGCTGGAGTACCTGGAAAACGACCATCCCGCCGAATAG
- a CDS encoding AMP-binding protein, whose amino-acid sequence MGTGLLEPNPLWALLQLGGCWLRFGGSLYTLAAWSAWRNPHGVALVEPGRSLTFAELQARADRLALLLQKNLKGQTVGLLCRNSMAFVETLLACGRLGADVVLLNTRFGPEQLSAVFGTKKIDLLVCDGEFRERLRGTANAPAQILCAEDLSALSSQAVGRLSWGGFGRKPGSLVILTSGTTGPAKMVRRRPSLSQLLHTVPALLEQLRPQKGAPTLLTVPLLHGHGLATLGLSLAMGAPLYLFPSARAEDFLRCIETNKIAVVVLVPTILYRLLQVVQPHDTGSIHTIVCGSAPLEASLSMAALKRFGPVLFNLYGSSEAGLISLATPQDLLEAPGTVGRVLSGVGVQLLRDDGTEAAPPEPGQVWVRSGWVRDGRFNTRDIGYFDANGRLFLLGRADDLLVIGGEKVYPQTLEETVCAQLRYVQECAVVGQASPEWGQSYHLFVVLKSEVSVEQIAQDLEALFPRSLRPAQITRVDALPRNLAGKIMRCELVSG is encoded by the coding sequence GTGGGAACGGGTTTGCTCGAGCCCAACCCGCTTTGGGCCTTGCTTCAGCTAGGGGGGTGCTGGTTGCGCTTTGGGGGCTCGCTGTACACGCTGGCGGCCTGGAGCGCCTGGCGCAATCCGCACGGGGTGGCCCTGGTGGAGCCGGGCCGCTCGCTAACCTTTGCCGAGCTACAGGCTCGAGCCGACCGGCTTGCGCTGTTGCTGCAAAAAAACTTAAAGGGCCAAACGGTGGGCCTGTTGTGCCGCAACAGCATGGCTTTTGTGGAAACCTTGCTGGCCTGCGGGCGGCTGGGGGCGGACGTGGTCTTGCTCAATACCAGGTTTGGCCCGGAGCAGCTCTCGGCGGTGTTTGGGACAAAAAAAATCGATTTGCTGGTTTGCGATGGGGAGTTCCGCGAGCGGCTTAGAGGTACCGCCAACGCCCCGGCCCAGATTCTCTGTGCCGAAGACCTATCTGCCTTGAGCAGCCAGGCGGTGGGCCGACTGTCCTGGGGCGGGTTCGGGCGTAAGCCGGGGAGCCTGGTCATCCTCACCTCAGGTACCACCGGCCCCGCCAAAATGGTGCGGCGCAGGCCCTCGCTGAGCCAGCTTTTGCATACCGTACCCGCCTTGCTCGAGCAGCTCCGGCCACAAAAGGGGGCGCCCACCTTGCTCACGGTTCCGCTCTTGCACGGGCACGGACTGGCCACCCTGGGCTTGAGCCTGGCCATGGGCGCACCGCTCTACTTGTTTCCCAGCGCCCGGGCAGAGGATTTCCTGCGCTGCATCGAGACAAACAAGATTGCCGTGGTGGTTTTGGTGCCTACCATCTTGTACCGGCTGCTCCAGGTTGTACAACCGCATGATACCGGGAGCATCCACACCATCGTGTGTGGCTCGGCACCGCTCGAGGCCTCCCTCAGCATGGCGGCGCTCAAGCGCTTTGGGCCTGTGCTGTTCAATCTGTATGGCTCGAGTGAGGCCGGCCTGATCTCGCTGGCAACGCCACAGGATTTGCTCGAGGCGCCCGGCACGGTGGGCCGGGTGTTGTCGGGGGTTGGGGTACAACTCCTGCGCGACGACGGCACCGAGGCAGCGCCGCCGGAGCCCGGACAGGTCTGGGTTCGGAGCGGCTGGGTGCGGGATGGGCGCTTCAACACCCGGGATATCGGCTACTTCGATGCAAACGGGCGGCTTTTTCTGCTGGGCCGGGCCGACGATTTGTTGGTGATCGGTGGAGAGAAGGTCTATCCCCAAACCCTCGAGGAGACCGTGTGCGCGCAGCTTCGCTATGTGCAGGAGTGCGCGGTGGTGGGCCAGGCTTCGCCGGAGTGGGGACAGTCTTATCACCTGTTCGTGGTGCTCAAGTCCGAGGTTTCTGTAGAGCAAATCGCGCAAGACCTCGAGGCGCTTTTTCCACGCTCGCTGCGCCCTGCCCAAATTACCCGTGTGGATGCCCTGCCGCGCAACCTGGCCGGGAAAATTATGCGCTGCGAGCTTGTGTCCGGCTGA
- a CDS encoding SDR family NAD(P)-dependent oxidoreductase, with amino-acid sequence MSFSRFILSPPSCRSLERLSVHVQGKTVLITGASFGIGEATALLLARAGAEVLLIARTAGKLEQLVRQIEAQGGKATAYPADLYQTAEIPALMSKIQVAHPRIDIVVSNAGKSIRRRVVESFGRNDLERSVVLNFLSPAAMLMELLPRMMAQGGGQIINVSTVSARQPAAPRWGTYQSSKAGFDIWLRSLANELRPYKILVSSVYMPLVRTRMSAASGLYERWPALTPLEAAQVIAYAIVRPVDRVAPWWLWPSEVLALFLMTPVHRVLTYLDHRMPR; translated from the coding sequence ATGTCTTTCAGCCGTTTTATCCTCTCGCCGCCGAGTTGCCGCAGCCTGGAGCGGCTCAGTGTGCATGTGCAGGGCAAGACCGTGCTCATTACCGGGGCCTCTTTTGGCATTGGCGAGGCCACCGCGCTGCTGCTGGCGCGCGCCGGGGCCGAGGTGCTGCTGATAGCACGAACGGCGGGGAAGCTGGAGCAACTGGTGCGTCAGATTGAAGCGCAGGGCGGTAAAGCCACCGCCTACCCTGCCGACCTGTACCAAACCGCCGAGATTCCGGCCCTGATGTCAAAGATTCAGGTCGCCCATCCGCGCATCGACATTGTGGTGTCTAACGCGGGGAAGTCTATCCGCCGAAGGGTGGTGGAGTCCTTTGGACGAAACGACCTCGAGCGCTCGGTGGTGCTGAATTTCCTGAGCCCCGCTGCGATGCTGATGGAACTGCTGCCCCGCATGATGGCCCAGGGGGGTGGGCAGATTATCAACGTCTCCACGGTCTCGGCCAGACAGCCCGCTGCGCCGCGCTGGGGAACCTACCAGAGCAGCAAAGCCGGTTTCGATATCTGGCTGCGGAGCCTGGCCAACGAGCTACGTCCCTATAAAATCCTGGTTTCCTCGGTCTATATGCCCCTGGTGCGCACCCGCATGAGTGCAGCCAGCGGTTTGTACGAGCGGTGGCCGGCCCTGACACCCCTCGAGGCAGCCCAGGTAATCGCTTATGCCATCGTCAGGCCGGTGGATCGTGTGGCGCCGTGGTGGTTGTGGCCGAGCGAAGTACTGGCCCTGTTCCTGATGACCCCCGTTCACCGGGTGCTGACCTACCTAGACCACCGGATGCCCAGATAA
- a CDS encoding caspase family protein: MRHSWGQFLAWLLGLGVGCGVALAQPMPKPETYALLIGINNYRPYPETPSLPPLSYAESDARKMAQALRDPHKGQVRKVRILLDTEASKTAIEAELRDLARRLGVSDTLIVYYSGHGMPSRTGQATLMPSDAKINDEETWLPLDRVQELVRQAGQGRGRLILIVDACFSGQSLPGSRSFAIPGRKDFAKPQPPDLSGANVLLASSADTQPSWEDAELGGGVFTTYLLEAISGKADANGDGYVTIGEAYRYAAVQVEAFSQRKGTPQTPKLYGPDDYTLALNPIAVAKSRLAGLKLAGHITGEQFDALATWLDGPKQPEDLRLYQGGYLTNTQLTLLVNIGAIPGVPAGEKTDVRLKKLGALRRSGKIRLEQLWALSRMVQIGRAERDLSDYLSGKLSESRFLLRLQAGAVRGVPR, encoded by the coding sequence ATGCGGCATTCCTGGGGTCAATTCCTCGCCTGGCTGCTAGGGTTGGGCGTGGGTTGTGGCGTGGCGCTGGCCCAGCCCATGCCCAAACCCGAAACCTATGCCCTGCTCATCGGCATCAACAACTACCGCCCCTACCCCGAGACCCCCTCCTTGCCCCCCCTCAGCTATGCCGAGAGCGACGCCCGCAAGATGGCCCAGGCCCTGCGCGACCCCCACAAGGGCCAGGTACGCAAGGTGCGCATCCTGCTGGACACCGAGGCCAGCAAGACCGCCATCGAGGCCGAGCTGCGCGACCTGGCCAGGCGGTTGGGGGTGAGCGACACCTTGATCGTGTACTACTCCGGCCACGGCATGCCAAGCCGCACCGGGCAGGCCACCCTGATGCCCAGCGATGCCAAGATCAACGACGAGGAGACCTGGCTGCCTCTGGACAGGGTGCAGGAACTGGTGCGCCAGGCCGGTCAGGGCCGGGGCCGCCTGATTCTGATTGTGGACGCCTGCTTTAGCGGGCAGTCGCTCCCCGGCTCGCGCAGCTTTGCTATCCCGGGCCGCAAGGACTTTGCCAAGCCGCAACCACCCGATCTGAGCGGGGCCAATGTGCTGCTGGCCTCATCTGCCGATACCCAGCCAAGCTGGGAGGATGCCGAGCTGGGGGGCGGCGTCTTTACCACCTATCTGCTCGAGGCCATTTCGGGCAAGGCCGATGCCAACGGCGATGGCTATGTGACCATTGGGGAGGCCTACCGCTATGCAGCGGTGCAGGTCGAGGCCTTTAGCCAGCGTAAAGGCACCCCGCAAACCCCTAAGCTCTACGGCCCCGACGACTACACCCTGGCCCTCAACCCTATTGCGGTGGCCAAGAGCCGTCTGGCCGGCCTCAAGCTGGCTGGCCACATCACCGGCGAGCAGTTCGATGCCCTGGCCACCTGGCTGGATGGCCCCAAGCAGCCCGAGGATCTGCGTTTGTACCAGGGAGGCTACCTGACGAATACCCAGTTGACCTTGCTGGTGAACATCGGGGCCATCCCCGGGGTGCCTGCGGGCGAAAAAACCGATGTGCGCTTAAAGAAGCTGGGGGCCTTGCGCCGGAGCGGGAAGATACGCCTCGAGCAGCTTTGGGCCCTGAGCCGGATGGTACAAATCGGCAGAGCCGAGCGTGACCTGAGCGACTACCTATCGGGCAAACTGAGCGAGTCGCGCTTCCTCCTGCGGCTGCAGGCCGGGGCGGTGCGGGGGGTGCCCCGATAG